The Anabas testudineus chromosome 11, fAnaTes1.2, whole genome shotgun sequence genome has a segment encoding these proteins:
- the eloa gene encoding elongin-A produces MKSFPGDGVPAVNMAEELLETVDRLQSRLQENPEPRKLLKTLKRLGELPMTVDLLVETGVGKAVNSFRKHEVAGEMAKSLVAKWKKLVPQSADRPNSHAKEVSRSNAHSRGPELGGGGGHRRTREPSPEEEPSYMEEEEEEEEEVQERGYHTNYSPSPPQHEQYSPPQRGGYQSDEYDSPEPEPEPEPEPEPSPPPPPPRKEVRHSKPNKEPSKNHHQHGDRNRDRDEERRQRHAQTSSDRGGGGGGGGGGGGSEGKKRSSDRERQQSPVQKPPKHSKKSNTHESKRDEKKKGGEDGRPRAPKDSPSMDEEDDFKTPTMSFESFLTYDAPTSVKKKKKPSSSHGRPSHSSSSTSSSRHARTPPLPAASSSSSSSKVSKANGTQGTKRSHSSSGSSAAATPEKRKRVVEAVPTIPEIPLPAIQPNYRPLPSIDVTPLSPQRRKVPIYNDEEDAGFTGKRFNSKMVVYSGSKTSYLPKMMTLYEQCIRVLQNNIDSIAEVGGVPFDILEPVLERCTPEQLYRIEQSNQCFTEDSDELWMRHCHRDFKRESPQEYESWREMYLRLHDEREERLRMLTQNITSAHANKPKGRQVKMAYVNSVAKPPRDVRRRQEKFGTTSGSSSASTAAAAPIKVRPATDYSGESSRSSSSQNNPSALLSRSSAPGAAAMGGGHAAVRDKPQVKKIAPMMAKTIKAFKNRFSRR; encoded by the exons ATGAAGTCGTTTCCGGGGGACGGGGTGCCAGCAGTAAACATGGCGGAGGAACTGCTGGAAACAGTGGACAGACTTCAGTCCCGGCTCCAGGAGAATCCGGAGCCCCGAAAG cTACTTAAAACCCTTAAAAGGCTCGGGGAACTTCCAATGACTGTGGATCTACTGGTG GAAACTGGAGTGGGAAAGGCTGTGAACTCTTTTAGGAAACATGAAGTAGCTGGAGAGATGGCGAAAAGCCTCGTAGCCAAATGGAAGAAACTGGTTCCTCAGTCTGCAGACAG ACCCAACAGCCACGCCAAAGAGGTCTCACGGTCAAACGCACACTCTCGAGGCCCAGAGTTAGGCGGCGGAGGAGGTCACAGACGCACCCGGGAGCCTTCTCCTGAGGAAGAGCCTTCCTAcatggaagaagaggaggaagaggaggaggaggtgcaggagAGAGGCTACCACACCAACTACTCCCCCTCGCCTCCTCAACATGAGCAGTACAGTCCCCCACAGCGAGGAGGCTACCAGTCAGACGAATATGACAGCCCCGAGCCTGAGCCCGAGCCTGAGCCTGAACCCGAACCCagtcctcctccaccccctcctcgcAAAGAAGTCCGCCACTCCAAACCAAACAAAGAGCCCAGCAAGAACCACCACCAACACGGAGACCGAAACAGAGACAGGGACGAGGAGCGGCGGCAACGCCACGCACAGACGAGCAGTgacaggggaggaggaggtggtggtggtggaggaggcggaggcaGTGAGGGAAAGAAACGCagttcagacagagagagacaacagaGTCCAGTGCAAAAGCCGCCCAAACACAGCAAGAAGTCCAACACACATGAGAGCAAAAGGgacgagaagaagaaaggaggagaggatg GGCGACCCCGAGCACCAAAGGACTCTCCATCCATGGACGAGGAAGACGACTTCAAGACTCCCACTATGTCCTTTGAGTCCTTCCTTACTTACGACGCCCCAACGTCtgtcaagaagaaaaagaagccaTCATCGTCACACGGTCGGCCGTCTCACTCTTCGTCCTCCACGTCGTCTTCCCGGCACGCACGCACTCCTCCTCTGCCTGCGGCTTCCTCGTCCTCATCTTCCTCCAAAGTGAGCAAGGCGAATGGGACTCAAGGTACCAAGAGGTCACATTCAAGCTCTGGTTCGTCAGCAGCAGCGACACCAGAAAAACGCAAGAGG GTGGTTGAGGCTGTTCCAACTATTCCTGAAATTCCTTTGCCGGCAATTCAGCCCAATTACCGACCTCTGCCCTCTATCGATGTCACACCGCTGTCCCCACAGAGAAGGAAAG TTCCCATATACAACGATGAGGAGGATGCTGGGTTCACTGGGAAGCGGTTCAACTCCAAGATGGTGGTCTACTCGGGATCAAAGACCTCTTACTTGCCGAAGATGATGACTCTGTATGAGCAGTGCATCCGTGTGCTGCAGAACAACATTGATT CCATCGCTGAGGTGGGAGGAGTGCCGTTTGACATCCTGGAACCAGTTCTGGAGCGGTGCACGCCAGAGCAGCTGTACCGAATCGAGCAGAGCAACCAG TGTTTTACAGAGGACTCTGATGAGCTGTGGATGCGTCACTGCCACCGGGACTTCAAGCGCGAGTCTCCTCAGGAGTACGAGTCGTGGAGGGAAATGTATCTGCGGCTGCACGACGAGCGCGAGGAGCGACTCAGGATGCTCACGCAAAACATCACCTCTGCACACGCCAACAAACCCAAAG GGCGGCAGGTTAAGATGGCTTATGTGAATTCTGTCGCCAAGCCGCCACGTGATGTTCGCCGCAGACAGGAGAAGTTTGGCACCACCAGCGGTTCCTCCTCAgcctccactgctgctgcagctcccaTCAA aGTGAGACCAGCTACAGACTATTCTGGTGAATCCAGTCGTTCCTCTTCCTCCCAAAACAACCCTTCTGCCCTTTTGTCCCGCTCCTCAGCACCAGGTGCAGCTGCCATGGGAGGAGGACACGCCGCTGTCAGAGACAAGCCACAGGTGAAAA AAATCGCCCCCATGATGGCCAAAACTATCAAAGCGTTCAAGAACAGATTCTCCCGCCGATAG